In the Lepus europaeus isolate LE1 chromosome 10, mLepTim1.pri, whole genome shotgun sequence genome, TTGGCAACAAAGCTTCACAAATCCGCTGCTTTAAAAGGATGGTGCGTGGTCCCGGAGAAATAGGCAACGTGCTGATGTGAGCATATTTTATTCCCATcctttcctgcctccctgccagtCAGGAAAATCACTTGGGTCCATCCTCCTAAGCAGGCTCGGGATGGGTCAGGCTGTAGCAGGGTGGTTGAAAGTGTGGACCTGGATGTGAGGTCCACCCAGATTCATGACACCTCTTCCGCCTGCTGACTTTAGAAAAATGAGGAGGAGAAAAATGAGCTGGCACCAGACAAGCGGTGGCCTGACTCTTGGTGAATTTCTCGCCCAGAGTAGATATGTAATGAGAATGACAGGGGATCTGAGGGGTGTCAGACTGGAAGAGCAGTAAAACCTGAATTGCTGCTGTGGCTGAGTAGCCCAGAACTCACTGGCCACAGTGCCCCAGCATGCATTTCTCCGACAATAgcgctttttgtttgtttgcagacCGTAGCCGTGTCAGTGTGTTATGATGCCATCTCGCACCAACCTGGCTGCTGGAATCCCCAGTAGTAAAGTGAAATACTCCAGGCTCTCCAGCACCGACGATGGCTACATTGACCTTCAGGTAAATGCAGAAAGGGGGCTGACAGAGCTGGCTGCCTGTTTCTTTTGAGTTACCAGGAAGACCTCCCATGTGGAGGTTTTGCTAACTCCCAGGACTATAGAGGGAGCCGCAGAAGCAGCTCAGCTCTGAGATCTTGGCAGCCACAGCTCACAGAAGGGCACTTTGAAACCGATTCCATTATTATCCATTTCTCACAATTTATAGTTGTAATTCCAGAGCCCTATAGttgctaattttatttaatttatcaaAAAATAAGCAGCTTATGTTTtattaagtggattttttttaaagatcatgtcTGTCTATACTTTAGTCAAAGTCAGTTCATCTTTTAAGGGAGAAACTAACTGCTAAAGCCAGCAGATTGTGGGgatcttccttctttcctgatgTCATGCGATCCAATTTATTAAAGGTATTCTTTGTGACAAACAGTAAGTAAAACAATGCATATTTGTAAGTTTGTATCCTTCCATGagcattatttataaaataaatagcatCTCTTTTTGCCCACTTCTTCTTAGGACAGAATATTGTAGGTAGAACTAGGACTAAAAAGGAAGTCACAGGAACATATCCTTTTAagtataaataaattattctttgtACTGTGTGGACCTGCACTTGAAGGAGAGGAAAAAATAGATCTGAATAGCTTCCAGCCAGTTAGGTCAGATGGAACCATGAGCCAAACCTCAGGAAGTTTGTCTCTGAATCTTAACCTTGACTTAAGCTTGTTCATAAGGCAGGTTCCTTGCCCATTTCTGAAATCTTTGTGTGCTAACTTAATTTTGAACTCTGGAAACCATGAATTTTCTTCTCCGTAGCACAGTGTTCATTCTTAAATGTCCATTTAATGGTACACAATCCATGTACCAGGCACTTAATAAATATATCTGGTGACCAAATGAACATCAAGTAGCTTTTGCttttgcataaaaaaaaaaagtttcttgtgCTACAATAAATGGTCCATGGAATGCGATTAGAACTGGAAAGGGTGACATTCTAGCTGGACTCCTTTGAGTGGCTGTTACAGCAACAACTAGAGGTTCGTCTCCTGcctgtccctttctctcccaGAGCTGCCCTGAGTGGTAGGACATCCTGCACGACAAAAGCAGCATCCagtttggttctttttattttatttatttatttttttgacaggcagagtggacagtgagagagagagagacagagagaaaggtcttcctttgccgttggttcaccctccaatggccgctgcggccggcgcaccgcgttgatccgaagccaggagccagaagcttctcctggtctcccatggggtgcagggcccaagcacttgggccatcctccactgcactcccgggccacagcagagagctggcctggaagaggggcaaccgggacagaatctggtgcccccactgggactagaacctggggtgccggcgccgcaaggcggaggattagcctgttgagccatggcgccggcctccagtttGGTTCTTAATTatcctctctgctttcaaatgttTAACCTTCATAATTCCATATTGTTCTCAGataattgtcttttttgtttttgtttttctttcagtttaagAAAAGCCCTCCTAAGATCCCATATAAGGCCATCGCTCTCGCCACCGTGCTGTTCCTGATCGGCGCCTTTCTGATTATCATTGGCTCTCTCCTGCTCTCAGGCTACATCAGCAAAGGGGTACGTGCTCAGTCCAATAGGGCTGAGGTCTGAGGGCCATCAAGTAGCAGCCAGAGCGCTAgtgtttcatatttatatttagtACA is a window encoding:
- the TMEM230 gene encoding transmembrane protein 230 isoform X1; this translates as MMPSRTNLAAGIPSSKVKYSRLSSTDDGYIDLQFKKSPPKIPYKAIALATVLFLIGAFLIIIGSLLLSGYISKGGADRAIPVLIIGILVFLPGFYHLRIAYYASKGYRGYSYDDIPDFDD
- the TMEM230 gene encoding transmembrane protein 230 isoform X2 → MATLTFREKLTAKASRLWGSSFFPDVMRSNLLKFKKSPPKIPYKAIALATVLFLIGAFLIIIGSLLLSGYISKGGADRAIPVLIIGILVFLPGFYHLRIAYYASKGYRGYSYDDIPDFDD